CTTCCATCATGAAAAGTAGATCTCACAACCAGGCAGTTGACACCGTATACATTATGTACTGTAGGCATTAAGAAGCAAAACATGGAGTGGTGGATATGAGAAATAATTACTAATCAGGCTTGTAAGACTCCTTTTTCCCCTTGATCTTCTAATGTGTGATGTGTCTAGTTGGCTGTTTGGATTTGTGTCTGTGTAGGTGCATACTTGCATGAATACACAAAcaacatgtgtgtttgcacactATCATGCATTTCAGTCTTGTTTGTGTGCGTGCCAGGTGCACCACAGTCTCCCAGTGCATCTTTGATATTTACTCAGACCCCCCAGCGGAGCAGGTGTCTCAGGAGTCAACCACCTGCTCTTCAGCACAGACCAGAGCCAAGGAGCCTCCTACTGATGCACACACTCTGCACCTGCTCCCTAGAGCAGTGACATGGTTTCAGAGTGTGTGAGGCCGCTGGATGGAGggagtgtgtgtctttgtaaaggaaagaagagaggaaagatcACAGGCTGATGTGCACGTCAGAACCGAGCGCTGGACCATCCTATATCCCAGGCCGGCTGGGCGCCAGCGAGAGACAGCCGTAGATAAATCCGCCTAATGACTTCCCTCTGTCTGGAATGTGCTCAGTAGCACTGCAGACATGGGGGCTAATTAGCTAACGAGCGTGGCGGTTAATTCGCCTTAACGAAGCTGTGTTGGTTTCCAACACGGATAGAGAGGGGAGCTTGGGTGGTGGGGAGCGGGGGGGGGATGTGGATGGTAGGCAGTCTGGCAACAGCCAGGCTGGGCTGGGACAGGTCCAGatccctccccctctcttccACCTCCCCTCCACCAAAACTATCACCACTACCTCCTCCCCCTCAGGAGGCGCGAGGCGTGCCGACTGTATCACTACAACGTTTCGGCAGCGTTCCCACTCCTGGCCGGGCTCTGCGGGACACCCGCGACGACCGCATTAATGGGATCGACTGCAAGCATGTTGATCTCCAACGCCAGGAGTTAGGAGCATCTGCTTGCCTCCGGAAAAAAAAGCTGTCCagaataaacaaacagacagacaggttgggGGAACATAGAAAATCCCAACTGCTGCCTCCCAGTGCGCTGCTTATATCCCTGTTACATATTACCCATTCATCTATTTAAATCTCCCTCCCCTCACACTTCCACTACATGCTTGGCCACCTTCTCCTTTTATAGTCCTCTGTGGGTGTAACTAAGCTGATTTCAGTGTTAACCTGGTCTGTCTCAGTTCCTTACTCGTTTTTCTACACTCCTTTTTATCACTCATACTTCTTACTCTGAGTTTGTCTTGGTATGCtcgctgtttgtgttttgaccCAAACAGCAGCTCCACTCACCTGTGTGGGCTGCATCTGTGTTTGGGGGTGGGTTGGGAGGAAAAGAGGGGGGCTCTTGCCTTCTGTGTTTTCCTGCCAGGCGAGCAAACAGCAAGCTGGATGTGaggctgtgcgtgtgtgtgtgtgtgtatatgtgtgtgtagttttattGATCTCTCTCTGGTGTTGCAGTAAATTGGTTTGGCTGTAGAGAGAGGGACCAAGCGCCTActgctgtgtgtctgagtgtctCTGACATTTAACATGATCTTTAAAGGCATTTCTCCACAGTGCCCGCACGATCTAACAGCGTGCTGGGTGGTTCTCCATTCTTACTCCCTCTCTcgctttttctgtctttctctcacccacatacacttacacacacacacacacacaaacagatacacatAGGCCGGGCAGCCAAGCCTCTCCCCTGGAGCTGAGAGGGTGATGGAGGCAGGTGGTGGGGTACATGATGGGGGTGGAAAGTTCAGTTAGTCAGCATTTAAAGTCAGGGATTTCAGAAGAACAAATCACCTCCCAAGAGCTGGTCagtggaaataaagaaaaatgtaaattggctttaaaaaatgcagtttaaacGTTTCATTGCCTCAAATTAAGTGATAACTGGAAAGAGCAGATGCTGTAATCttgctctgtttctctttctgtaaaccttttttaaattgtCCATCTCTTGtgccacattttaaaaacattgtcctttcatctctcttttGTTCTCTATGTTTTCAGGATTTACTCAAAGTTCTCCTCAAAGAAGATGCAGGAGCTGTCGGAGGCAGGCCTCATGAACTTCCTACTGCTGTTTCTGGTGGTGGCCAGGCAGGTAGAGCTGGAAGATGTGGCCAGCAGAGCCTGTGAGCTGCTTGGTTTCCTGCCCTCTAACTGCCCCCCTGGACACCGCACCCTGGTCTGGAGGGGGCAACTGTCACTGCTGTTGTTATTCCAGGTATGTTAGTTAGTTAGAAAAAATCATCACAAAACACATATTCTAGTTGCtgaatttaatctgtttttttttatgtaaaaattcCACGTTTTGACATCATGTGATCATTATTCCAGGAGAGGGGTCTGGATGTTGGTGCCCAGGCCAGCTGGCTGGCCTCCTCCTTTAATGAGACAGCCAAGGAGTTCTACAATAAGACCACAGAGGTCTCTCGCAGACTTGCCCTCTGGGGGCCCCTTGGTTCATACCTGGAGGGTGTGGCTGAGGTTTTTGAGATGAGCACCAGTCTCAACCTATCAGAGGAAAAACTGCTCAATGAAGGATTTGATTGGTTGATGCCTGCTTGCCGCCAATCCGAACTGAATTCTGCCCTGGGCTTTCTGCAGATCGTCCTTGGCCAGCTCAGGTGAGagagtttatataaatattcacCAGCTCTCAGGTATCTCTTATTTTTTCTCAGcctctcattcattttattcactGATAGCTGTTCCCTCTCAGATAGTAGACACTTTTAGACAAATGTTTTCTGGCCAAGGCCAAGTTAAGCTTTTATTAAAATCTGATAAGTGGCTACAGCAGAGGACAGTGATCTCTTCTGCTCTTCCCAACATTGCCAGCCCAGAGTCCACTCAGTCTTCATACTGACAATAGGTGGATTGTCCTGTCAGCAGGCATGAGTGTCTGTAAAGACCCTGTGCTGCATTGAGGCCCCTGTTAGTCTCAGGAGGCCTAGTGGCCCCCAGGTCACCCTCACCAGGTGTTGGTGGAGCCCTGAGTAGAGTTACGGGCCCAAGGGACCCTCCATGGACCCTCCTGTCGTCATGGGGACAGCAGCAGTGCTGTGGGTGTGTTGAGAGACTGTGGTCAGTAGGGCGTCAGGACCGGTTCAACTGTAGGACACGGGTGTTCGTTACATGTACAGCCCCAGCTGAAGGTCAGAGAGCCACAGCTGAAACAGTGTCTGTTTATTTGGAGAGGTAAAGGTGGGAACAGTGGCAACAGAAGATAGAAGTCAGGTGAGACTGGAAGGTTATGGAGTGAGGAATGACGTGTGATCTTTCACTGTGGAATTATCTGAGTTAAAATTGGCAACCCTTTAAACCTTTCATTTCCACTGAACCATAATAATAGTAAGTACAGTAGTAGTGAGTACTTCTAAACTTTTTGGATCATTAGTTACACCAATATGTTCAAATTGTTATTTAAAGTCAGTGAACCAAAACCATAAAGTTGAAGGCAATAAACCAaattctctttgtgtttgtcaatacaagtgacccctttcacattatacatggtcatttcatccatcatttatataaaaatattgattagagcagctttgaATCAGAATGGGTGTGATCAAGAAGTGAAGTGAAGAAGAGTATAAATCTGAGCAGGCAATCAATGCCAGATGTAGTACTTGGCATATTACAATAGACACACATTTCAGTTGATaacaaaaaagatttaaaatttGATACCCAGCCTTACAGACATACAACTACATCATCCCAGTTTCACTGCATTACTCAACATGCATGTATttcttaaattgttttttttttttgcccctaGAAATAATTTATGTTATGTGGAGTTTTACTAAGCACCTAAAGTATCACCGGTACTGCTTCTGTATACTTGCGCTACTTATAAAAGGTTAATAAATGAGCTGAAACACTAGAATAAGGACATTGTAAAGTGAAGTGTTACTGAGCCCTCTCACTGATCACGTAGGTGTATGATTGCTTTAATTCTCCAGTGTATACATTCCACCCTCTccaccctgcacacacacacaaacctacacaCCTGCCCACACACCAAAAGTGAAACACTAACCTAAGTGTACTCTCTTATTTCAACGCCTGGCTCCCATAACACGGTATCTCGTTAGCTTAGCTAATTCCCAAACTTCCCATCTCAGATCTCGGGGTTGGAGGgcacacatttgcacattaaTGGCCAAGGAGCGGGAGAAGAAGAGAACTCCCAGAGGCCCTCTGTGTTATGGCCCAGACCACACTGACCCATttaaccaaataaaaaaataccatGCTCTCTCTTTCCAGTCCGTCCCGCCAAATTAAACATAATTCTTCGGCCTGGCAATTCTCGGTATCTCTTTGTGATTAATGCCTTTTCTGTGACACAATTAATGGGTAATTATGTAGCCTGGCAAATTTAGCCTGTGCATCATTATGTCTATTAAGAGCTGTGTGGAATCTGCACACATTAAGAGAATTATTCTGCCAATGGCTGAGGCAGTGGAGGGTCCGAACATTCACCCTTGATAGCCATCGCCATGGCGCTGAGGCAAGAAGCCAATCCCAGGCATAATTCCTCAGTTTTATTCCTTCCCATGACCCTCTGCTGCGGGAGGGTGGGGGTGTCTCTGGTTGATGAGGTGAGCTGGCATTGGCACACCCTGTTGGATCTGTTTTCGGCACAAACAATTAATCCCCATCTCCTTGGCTTGATAAAATACAAGCTTCCCTGTGAAGCATTTTCCTTTGTGATCATTAAGACCTTTTACCGGATATTGAGCTTTTCTTTTCATAGTCAAGGACAACTACTGTTAGGTTACTTATGAGAAACTTAGATTAGAAGGTAGGAATCAGTTACACCCATACATTTTTTTGCCATCaaatttttattgcttttaccACATCCTTGAAACATACCCACTGTGTAGGTGCAGCAAGACAATATAGTATAACCACATACATTTATcaacatgtatgtatgtcccCCACACCAAAGAGTGGGCCCCCAGGTTTTACAACCTCACTCCTGCCCTGGCAACGTTCCCTAACCACCTTACCCCACCCTCACTGTCACCCCTCACCCTATAAcctcaaataaaataaaacatgtctaCAAGATTAAAGAGAAAGATAAATTATGCCTAATTTACACctaatggagaaaaaaaaaaaacattttttgatttcaCCTTAATTACAGAAGtccacacatatacactatactgCAGTATATGGTCTCATGTATTCTTctgattgatatttttatacaaagtactgtatatcaacaaaaaatatatagcCATTGAATATGTTGAAGAGAATGTGGGGGTTTTTATCCCACAGCACAGAGGTCAAACCAGCAAATAAGATACATTTTTGTTGGACTGATAATGACAAGGAAGAATCAACATTCAATAGTAATAATTTTGGACAACAAGGTATTTCtatgttaaataaatgagatGGAGCGGAAGATACTTGTCTCCAAAAGAGTGCCATGCCTAGACAATCCCAGTCCATATGTAAGGAAGTACCAATGTGGTTGCACAAAAATCACAAACTGTGAGAGAAAGTAAGTTGCATAAGAAAGCATTTTCTGGGAATTAAATAAATTCTACATATGAGTTTGAAATGTAACAGTTTATGATCAGGATTTTGGATATTTGAAGTATAGTTCAGGTTGATTTAAATGGTTTGCAAGTCAGTATCTCAGTTGGCATAACCAAGATCATTACTCCATCTACAagttgatttttaatttcaaaaaaaGTATAGTTTAGAAACCAGCCCTCCTGTGCTGCTTCTAACATCAAGCATGTCAGGGAGAAGTTCAGAGGGATGTGGTGAACCACATGGTTCTCCGTAAGTTCCAAAAGCTCTTTTCCTGGCAGGTTGTACACCATACACAAATCATTCTTATTCCTTTATCATCCAATGTATCTGATAAGATATAGGTCCGTCCAGTGCTCCATTggatgaaagaaaaagatgtgCCACCAGTTACAAGGTTAATGTTTTGGAAAACTGGACTTTTTAAGGGTGCTTGTAGTCATTTTTCTGACAGTATCTCTATATTAATGCAAATGACATCATGGGGCCTAATTTCTTTCTGGCTGATTTGAAAGGTAATGCTAATTGCACAAATCTTATAGAGGATGAGGGAGAGGCAGGTGCTCCTCTACACATCTACCAGATAAACCAATGCGCCAGGATTGACCCAAACAGAGACTCAATGTCTCAGTGGCAGTCAGGTGGTGTTACACCcaaacattttgaaacagaTGGATGGACGATATTAAGGAGAAAGTGATCATAAAGTACTTTCAGTTGATGCCTGGGGGTGTGTTTGATGtatctctatctgtctgtcatcaAAGGAtgctatattttattttgtgtctgtatgttgcaTGCAGCAGGGGGAAGGGTTAAACGGGGTCCCTAATGGTACGTAGgcgttcagtgtgtgtgtgtgtgtgtgtgtgtgtgtgtgtgtgtatgtttgtgtgtacacattGTAAGAAGCCGCAGTGAGGAGGATTAAGTGGGGTCTCTGACGATGTCTTGTACAATGAGGGTTGATGGGTGTGAAAGGCCCATTCCGCAGTAGTAACGAGGCTAATGAATTCAGACTCTAATCGATTGTCTCAGCTCTCTCTGGATTAGATGCAACCTTGCTGGAAGGGAAGGCACCGCTgaggtgtgtgcgtgtatgtgtgtgtataccatAGTAGCAGACTAGAGTGCGTGGTTGAGGACGGGAAGtaaggtgggggggggggtgtagcTAGTTCCTCTATCCTTTGCTTTCCCCAGCACACCTCAACCCCCGCATCCCCGCACCCCCATCCGGGCGAATGAGGGGGACAGGAGGATCATCTCCAGTCTAAATGAGATTACAGCTCCTTCAGCTGCTTATCTGGGCTAATGCCAGCCACTGTGGGGCTGCTGTAGCGGCTGGGGCCAGGGCCAGGGATGAGCCAGAAGAGCCAAAGTATAGTCTGTGTACAGGGGATCAGCATTAGGCTCCACTCTATGCCTATgatatcctcctctccttccccaCCTCTACCTCCACCCCGCTCTGCTCCACACTGCAGCGCACCGCCGCACCCAGTAATCCcccaggagagaagaagagagggaaaacacatgaagaaggagtgaaagacagaaacagggGAGCAAAAGGATTTGAAAAAGTAGAGGGCGGAGTTGGGGGGGGGTGTTGTACACAAGAGGGAGCACTATGTTTGGAATTTCCATCGGATAGATTTGTTTATCtgctttctgtgtgtatgtgttcctGTGTCCTTCCAGACGGGTCCATCAGCGCGGTGTCCAGTCAGCACCCTCCTTGGCCTGGGCGCCTACCACCAGTGTGGTGAAAGAGCGCCACCTAGCGGTAGCAGCAGCACTCTGGGCACACTTCTTCCCCTTCCTCCGCAGCCTACGCCTCTCCCAGACCCCTCCAGCACAGCTGGCAGATGCTGCTGCAGGTCAGCTACGCCCACTGGGAGGAAAAAGAGACACTGAGTGAAGGGAAGAAAGGGCTGTAGGAAGACGGGGTGGGAGAGAGCAGGAAAGAGTTTTGAACAAGAAATCAGTTCAACCGATATGAATTATTGATAAGCAGAAATTTGAAATGGTATAGTCATTTTGGATGAAGGAAGAGAATTTGAAAGTGTGATGGCAGgatacagaaagacagagactaTTGGTTAAACCAGCAAAAAGAACCTCAACATGATCTAAGATGTAAAGATTCAGAGAACGTAGGAAAGAACAGCAACTTAGGACACATGCTTTGCACACTGCACATGCATCCACTTCCTACTAATTAAGACACAATAAACTGATTTCACCTCCTCAGGCTTCACCCTGCTGGCCTTTGATCTGCCCAGCTCTGCCCCCCAGGACCTCCAGCCCAACCCAGTCCAGTCCATCCTGCAATGCTTTGGCTGGGATGACATGGTTCAGCCACTTCTGGTGACTCGCTACCTTCCCCATCTGCTCCAAAACAGGTACAGTTAGCCTTAGAGATCTACCCGCTGTGACTTCACCTCAATTACAAAGCATTTTTATCACATCACTCCTGATGGGAAAACATCAGGTCAGTCAGATGAGGATGATGTATTTGATTCTGTACCTGCCAGCTATCAAGCTTCATAAATGGTAAACAGCACTTGACAAAATTATTTTCCTCAGGTCCTGTAGGTATATTGGACAGTCTCTAATCAATAAATTAGGGAGTGAGTATCCTTGGTATTATAAAAATAGGTTTTAATGAAGAAATTGCACCAATGCCTCTAAACAGAATACAAAATGTAGTGCATCTTCAAAATTACACTCAAGGGTACAAAACAACGTGACTGTTTCAACCTCAAAGGTCATCCTCCTGCCAAGTGATATGAAGGTGCTGCACCTGAATATAAAGGCAGAACAAGGACActcttcttatttatttattgtttggaAGTACCAGCCTGCCAAGCCTCCATTCACTTCTGTTTGTGCTGCTACCAATatgtaatttataaaatgaaGTAATGGTTTTATTAACgtgaaaaatttaattaaattaccaCACCTTAGATGGGAATTTTCACCTCCCACCATCCTTTCAGACTCATTAAAAACTGTAAGTCGTCACACGTCAACTCTGAAGGGAAGGAGCACTTTTAAGACAAGCAGTTTTCAATGTTTATGCCTTTttgaaaatagaaacaaaattTATAACTTGGTGTAGATATTTTCCTGTCAGAGTAGAAAAATGATGACCACTTCAGCAGGATGAGGcataaaatgtgaattttaaCATTGATGTCCTGTGTGCTTACATGGCATATGTTCTCACATCCTTAACCTCTTTCTGTCTACATATTGTGTGACTCTCCACCGTCTGTATTTGTTTATCAGGGACTAACAACTCAAATATTGAATGCTTGATATTTATGCATATTTCCATCAACAGTAAAGTTCAGTAAACCTAATAGTTTTAATAATTACATGTGTTATATTTGTCTTCAATGataatctctctcttttccagTGAGCTGGTGTCCTCGCTAAGCAGTGATTCTGGCGTTGTCGTGTCGGGTTCAGCACAAAGTCTGTCAGTGAGGGCCTGGTTCAGATGTGTTCTACAGCAGCACCTTCACAAGAACCCAGATGGATCTGATAGCAGAACAGGTGATACCACTGAATCCAAATCTTCAAAGTAATATGGTGGTGTAATTTCTGGCACATCATGGTATTCAGACAGGTCTATTCCAGACTGTTAcagaaaagacaggaaatatCAAGGACTTTTGCAAATGATTCACTTCACAGCTATACCcctatgtactgtatattttacattacaaCAATTTTTCACACATTACATTGTGTATTTATACCTTTTATGGCCATACCTCTCAATCAAACTGGACTCTAGAGTATTTGTGCTTTGATgaaatttccaaaaaaaacaaacttggaaggaaatacattttttacattttttttttttttttttgttgcaccAGCCACCCCATCTCTGTTctaaatattgttatattttcgCAGGCTAAAACCTCAGGCTTGTTACCTTTACCTGTCTACCTTGTATTAGAGATAAAggttacattattatttaaataccCAGTGTTTGTGCCTGCGTTCCTCCAGGCCGGGCCATGGAGGAACAGTTGTGTGAACTGACTCGGCTGGTGCTGAGGCTGCCTGAGGTGGACAGTCTTCTGCAGAGAGCTGGCCTCCAGCCCACAGCCACCAGGACAGATCCTATGTCAGCCCTGGAGATGTTTGTCAAGGTAACAGATACTCGCAGGTGACACATACACCGTTGCAGTATCAAaaaagttttgtgttttgacattttgaaagtaATACATTGTCTGCTATGAGTTCATATAGGATATCTATGATTTACACCTTTATGTCCCTGAGACATACTATTCCCCTTAGTTTGTGCATATAAGACATACCGTACGCTGCATATCTGAGTAAAATTCATCCCTGCACCTTTACATAAGTGTGCACTATGTGATGTATTCTGAGCATATCACTGTCATATCTGATCTCTACTATGGCAGCTTGCATTTACATGCAAATGTTCCCATGAATTTCTTTCCTTATCTGCTTTCTCCTGGTGTCAGGCTGTGGGCAGTGTGTACAGTGGACTGCAGGTTTTGTCTGAGCGTTCAGCCATGGTGACCAGAGCTCTGGACTATATCGGTGACATCCTGAAACACATTAAACCCTCTTTGGTCAGCAAGAACCAAGAGGGAATGCAGCTGGCCTACTGGGCTGTTGGTAGGTGCAGATCCCATATACCTCAAACACTTTAAACAGTTCACAAAGCTTCAGGAGTACTTTGTTTCTTTacactgtttttacagtgtggtcCAGGTCACAGACTGGAGTCAGGATTCATTACAGTTGTGTATCTCACTGTGCTTGACTCTATTTTACACGGTGTGATCCAGGTTGCATAGTGAAGCACTGGAGCCCCCTGCTGGCCACTTCTAAAGCTCAGCAGCTGCTGTTCCGCATTGTGGACGGGCTGCTGCTTCCCCACAACCTCACACAACAGGACAAAGCTCTCAGGGACAGCCTGCCACTTTATCTACAGGTGAGGTCAAACATAtattgcatgcacacacaaactcaaatgCATCTTGGACAATCAGGAGACACAGCCGGCTTATTATAGTGCACAAGATGTTATTTGTAGAAGAGAAGTGTAACCCTAGTCATCAAAACCCTTTGGTTAGTCATCTGTGTCATCATCTGTGAGTCATTTGTTCGAATGTTTCCACTATCAATTCATTCTCCTGCAGGGTCTGTCGGTGGCCTCCAGTGTCTCACAGTCGCAGGGTGTTTACCTGAAGCAGCAGCTCCGCTCTGTTACCCGCAGATATCTGGACCATTTCCTTCCTGCCTCACCTTCCATGGGCATCATTGCCAACCACCCAGTGCTTCTGGGTGCCTGTGAGGCAAACCCAACCACCCGGGGTGCAACACTGAGAAGAACCATCCTGGAGGTGCTCTGGTACGTCTCCATGCTTCAAGGCTTCATGTTGAATTCTTGATTCAATTTGAATCTTATCATACAGGACCGAACCACATTGGTATTGATATAATTTCTCGCTTTCCAATATGTTTTTATccataaatatattttagttgTTGGGATCAAAGATTCTTAGAAATGCAATCTCTGATTTCACAGCGAGAGCTTCCTGCAGTTCAAAGGTCATGCCCCTCCACCTCGCCTAGCATCAGTCCTCATGTTCCTGTTGGAGCTCCTGAGACGTAACATGGACTCAGACCCCGCCCTCCTCACTGTGCCACTCCCCTCTCTGCTGCGCTGTGTGATGCTGGTCAATGAGCCGCAGGGTAAGATCATGgctctgcatacacacacaaaacaatctgAGGCTTATGCTGTGTAGCTTTTCTACATCGTGGCCATCTTCTGTAATTTAAATCAGTCAGGTCTCATTGAGTGTCCTTCAAGTTTTGGTATAGGGCATCCTTTAGTTGACTTGGTGTTAAGTGGGGCTCAGGATTTTTCTGTATACACTCACTCACTGGGCAGTGGTCCTTGAGAAAGAACTTTGAGTTATCTATAAAAGCACAGATCTCTGGGTAGCATGAATGGGTGTCTCAACAGACCACCCTCCCTACTCGTGTGTAGCAGGGAAGAGGTGGACGTTAGAGTGAAGCATGGCTTGGTGTCAGCCTGTTTTATAGACTGAGTGTCTCTACCCTCCCAATCCTGGCTGGATAAGAGCTTCTGATAAtgccatgcaggaaatgttcccgATGTGAGAATCTCACTAATGTTACTCAGAGAACCAAATTTATGTAAATAACCCACAGTTTTGTGGTGATTATTTTGTCTTCGTAAGATCATGCActcatgtatgtttatgtgtatagttgacaaaaaataatgacGTATCACTGCAATGCTTGCGGCTTTCATCAGTCCTCACTTTGGGGTAAAttatgcaggaaaaaaacacattttgacaattctgattttgtttacagtaatcACTGACGCCCTGTCTCATGATATTTTGTGCAGTGAGGAAGACGAGCACAGATGCCATACAGCTTGTGGTTGAGCGATGTGCTGCTGCATCGACAGAGGGACCGGTCGACCAGATGATCACTGTCTTACAGTAATTGACAATAATATCTAGCAATAAATATCTGCACCTGTATTAGAGCTGTGTGGAGTTGTAGTCAGGATGCACAGAGCCTGATATAGGCACTATGGCGACAGAGTCGTAACtaattaaaaccttttttatctttcaaggtttttattgtttgtgtaatCTCGATGCTCCTAGGTCATTTGTGGAGGAGAATGAGGGCGTCTACGACAGGCAGGTATTCAGTGTCCTGGAGACAGTGGCTGTTTTAGATCCCTCTGTGGTTCAAGCTCTCATTCCCAACCTGTCTCTCAgtctgagaaacactgaatacaaGAGAGGACTGGGCAAGAACACTGCCTTAAGGTGAGCCAGCACATGAATCACACTGGAAGCCATGAAGACAGTACTCATTGTCTTAAACTATTTTTAAGTTGTCTAGACATTAGGCAGGTGTTATATACTGAACCAGAAATGTTCTGTGGCTGTATGCTGTTTTTTTGACTGTGGAAACTAATGTGACTGCTTCATCTCTCTGTTTAACAGGGGTGCATACAAGAAGTTGCTTTGCCTCCTTGGGGAGAGTGGGCAGGCAGAAATAACCAGTCTGGAAGCAGACTAAAaactttttccaaaaaaaaaaaaaggacctgACGCCAGTTCTAAGAACCTCTAGTTAGTCATACCAACCttctttttttgccaaatttCCTGATTTGGTCATTGTGGTGCTGCTTTCAAGGTTATCTTACAAAATTTGAGGGTTTAGTGCATTTCATTAACATTGATAATGTTAAAACATACACTACTAGTGTTGTATGCTGAACTTTGAATGTTCTTAATGCATAAACCCAATCATGGACTGTAAGACGACTCATATCACCAGATTGTATATACTGTCTATATTGTAAAGAAGGTGCACATGCAttgttaatgaaataaaatgtgaaattaaataaatataaatgtcctCATGCCAGTTTCtccacattttcatttcagttctaTAGTGAAGAATGTGAGCATTGAAGTGAGCACAGACTATCTGTGCTTATACCATCAGGTGCTGGATCTGTCTCTACTCGGTTGGCACTCTGAATTACAGATTTCATGACAGTCGTGGGCGAGCCCAAAGAGTTCAGTagcgcaaaaaaaaaaaaaaagtgagtaaaGGAGAAAGTACTGTTTGTTCCAATTCTCCTTCACCTTTCCAAGCCGCAGCAATCTCTTGCAATCTGGCTTCAGGTTGCACCTAATCACATGAAGTCTCACTCCTGTCTCCCACAATCACCAAGTCCCATTTTCTGTCATTGCTAGTCATTTTCCAGCCTCATCAAACTGCAATGCATCCCTTCACACGAGCTTTCTGCTGCACTGCATTCCTTTTCTCCAACAGTATGGGGTTGTTGGAGAATTTATGCAGAAGGAAAGAAGTAGAGGTAATGCCTTGAGTTAGTGTTCAATTATCTATTCTATCACTCTTTTTGACAGAGATATTAATAGTATTCATAAAACACATTCCATTGCAATTTACTTATGTAGCATCTTTTATTTGGAAAACTTCATGTATTGTCTCGACACATTGTTTTGGACGGATGAGGGAAGTGCAGGGATCacgttttctcttttttt
The sequence above is drawn from the Thunnus maccoyii chromosome 10, fThuMac1.1, whole genome shotgun sequence genome and encodes:
- the mms22l gene encoding protein MMS22-like isoform X2, whose protein sequence is MTDSMADDFSQSLTPPVSPFAADSLYELTPAQPPYFCCSETKEDPAGALSAESYTARGSLKRLLLRLDPAPAEYETDTVELFGFPWVTETALVESTKLLFGLFRQKVYRLETLVQSSSHDFGQAGNLHYEAEELRQQCVSFLQYVKVFLHRYFNASSTLDAGLSHPYEELEGKLPSALLEELFGITLLIGRLKDLPANIQSAFTIQNQGKIFPPSWHLLHLHLDIHWSVLEILHLLGHKMQGQVVYAHQFVNLTGENLTDISLFEEHLCSLLCDLTGLAIGKYSKVRPTEALSSHHYLCSCTKELWVLVMHLLENRNKMLQTESFWSYMNLLLRSLVSGKPAAEKFSGLPKHCKDPLGFTWWLVTHLAMLGQYGRNGTIQNEKHLEDNWTFVEELLKLTCNPKGGLAEEQVRMHVHCCLSLCLLWGPSTSAVSTLWDYYSKNLSASFTVPWLGVSGLGTLCKTPLALLEQARSCCSPSPLYSPGHTQLYRSANSFHIFLRVLALCLAQDRAGGVPQRQIKGRIYSKFSSKKMQELSEAGLMNFLLLFLVVARQVELEDVASRACELLGFLPSNCPPGHRTLVWRGQLSLLLLFQERGLDVGAQASWLASSFNETAKEFYNKTTEVSRRLALWGPLGSYLEGVAEVFEMSTSLNLSEEKLLNEGFDWLMPACRQSELNSALGFLQIVLGQLRRVHQRGVQSAPSLAWAPTTSVVKERHLAVAAALWAHFFPFLRSLRLSQTPPAQLADAAAGFTLLAFDLPSSAPQDLQPNPVQSILQCFGWDDMVQPLLVTRYLPHLLQNSELVSSLSSDSGVVVSGSAQSLSVRAWFRCVLQQHLHKNPDGSDSRTGRAMEEQLCELTRLVLRLPEVDSLLQRAGLQPTATRTDPMSALEMFVKAVGSVYSGLQVLSERSAMVTRALDYIGDILKHIKPSLVSKNQEGMQLAYWAVGCIVKHWSPLLATSKAQQLLFRIVDGLLLPHNLTQQDKALRDSLPLYLQGLSVASSVSQSQGVYLKQQLRSVTRRYLDHFLPASPSMGIIANHPVLLGACEANPTTRGATLRRTILEVLCESFLQFKGHAPPPRLASVLMFLLELLRRNMDSDPALLTVPLPSLLRCVMLVNEPQVRKTSTDAIQLVVERCAAASTEGPVDQMITVLQSFVEENEGVYDRQVFSVLETVAVLDPSVVQALIPNLSLSLRNTEYKRGLGKNTALRGAYKKLLCLLGESGQAEITSLEAD